A genomic window from Nocardioides rotundus includes:
- the pcrA gene encoding DNA helicase PcrA: MSSTFPIPGLESTPEPAREERRGPTRDQLLEGLNEPQRAAVTHEGTPLLVVAGAGSGKTRVLTRRIAWLVSERKAHPGSILAITFTNKAAAEMKERVEALVGRRARVMWVSTFHSACVRILRKEIDRLGYSSNFTIYDAADSKRLMGLVCRDLDLDVKKFPPNAVLHWVSDAKNELRDHEEAARDAQNGLEETYASAYSLYQRRLREANALDFDDLIMLTVHLFQAFPEVRETYRRRFRHVLVDEYQDTNHAQYALVHQLCGEQMEDGDGERVPPSELMVVGDADQSIYAFRGANIRNILDFEADFPDATTILLEQNYRSTQTILTAANAVIGNNRGRKPKSLWSAAGDGAKIVGYVADDERDEARFVSGEIDRLTDEGAARPGDVAVFYRTNNQSRVFEEVFIRLGMPYRVVGGVRFYERKEIKDALAYLRALVNPADEISLRRILNTPKRGIGDRAEAVVAAYAERERITFFDALRRAEEAPGIATRSLKQIRGFVAMMEELRTMVEADERADVILESVLDRSGMLAELEASDDVQDGTRVENLAELVAVAREFSDDPVAGPSADPADVDAGQVAPGLGDFLERVALVADADQIPDAPSESDGGMVTLMTLHTAKGLEFPVVFLTGLEDGVFPHSRSLGDQPELEEERRLAYVGLTRAEQRLYISRALMRSAWGAPMHNPASRFLSELPVDLVDWRREESAQTRWGRPDVASSSGASSGMGSLTAAGRRNFTSAALRADAESKAKKSRPVPSLEPGDRVSHDSFGLGTVVSLEGQGDKQVASIDFGSGGVRRLLLRYAPVEKL, from the coding sequence ATGAGCAGCACGTTCCCGATCCCCGGCCTTGAGTCCACCCCGGAGCCCGCCCGGGAGGAGCGTCGCGGACCGACCCGCGACCAGCTCCTCGAGGGGCTCAACGAGCCGCAGCGAGCCGCGGTCACCCACGAGGGCACGCCCCTGCTCGTGGTCGCCGGCGCCGGCTCGGGCAAGACCCGGGTGCTGACCCGCCGGATCGCCTGGCTGGTCAGCGAGCGCAAGGCCCACCCCGGCTCGATCCTGGCCATCACCTTCACCAACAAGGCCGCCGCGGAGATGAAGGAGCGGGTCGAGGCGCTGGTGGGTCGCCGGGCGCGGGTGATGTGGGTGAGCACCTTCCACTCCGCGTGCGTGCGCATCCTGCGCAAGGAGATCGACAGGCTCGGCTACTCCTCGAACTTCACGATCTACGACGCCGCCGACTCCAAGCGGCTGATGGGCCTGGTCTGCCGCGACCTGGACCTGGACGTGAAGAAGTTCCCGCCGAACGCGGTGCTGCACTGGGTCTCCGACGCCAAGAACGAGCTGCGCGACCACGAGGAGGCGGCCCGGGACGCGCAGAACGGCCTGGAGGAGACCTACGCGTCGGCGTACTCGCTCTATCAGCGCCGCCTGCGCGAGGCCAACGCGCTGGACTTCGACGACCTGATCATGCTCACCGTGCACCTGTTCCAGGCGTTCCCGGAGGTGCGCGAGACCTACCGCCGCCGGTTCCGGCACGTGCTGGTCGACGAGTACCAGGACACCAACCACGCGCAGTACGCCCTGGTCCACCAGCTCTGCGGCGAGCAGATGGAGGACGGCGACGGCGAGCGGGTGCCGCCGAGCGAGCTGATGGTGGTCGGCGACGCCGACCAGTCGATCTACGCCTTCCGCGGGGCCAACATCCGCAACATCCTCGACTTCGAGGCCGACTTCCCCGACGCGACGACGATCCTGCTCGAGCAGAACTACCGCTCGACCCAGACGATCCTCACCGCGGCCAACGCGGTGATCGGCAACAACCGGGGCCGGAAGCCGAAGAGCCTGTGGTCGGCCGCCGGGGACGGCGCGAAGATCGTGGGCTACGTCGCCGACGACGAGCGCGACGAGGCCCGCTTCGTGTCCGGGGAGATCGACCGGCTCACCGACGAGGGCGCGGCCCGCCCGGGCGACGTGGCGGTGTTCTACCGGACCAACAACCAGTCCCGCGTCTTCGAGGAGGTCTTCATCCGCCTCGGCATGCCCTATCGGGTCGTCGGCGGCGTGCGCTTCTATGAGCGCAAGGAGATCAAGGACGCGCTGGCCTACCTGCGCGCGCTGGTCAACCCGGCCGACGAGATCTCGCTGCGGCGGATCCTCAACACCCCCAAGCGGGGGATCGGCGACCGGGCGGAGGCCGTCGTGGCGGCGTACGCCGAACGCGAGCGGATCACGTTCTTCGACGCGCTGCGCCGGGCCGAGGAGGCTCCCGGCATCGCGACCCGCAGCCTGAAGCAGATCCGCGGCTTCGTCGCGATGATGGAGGAGCTTCGGACGATGGTGGAGGCCGACGAGCGGGCCGACGTGATCTTGGAGAGCGTGCTGGACCGCTCCGGGATGTTGGCCGAGCTCGAGGCCTCCGACGACGTCCAGGACGGCACCCGGGTGGAGAACCTCGCCGAGCTCGTGGCGGTGGCGCGGGAGTTCTCCGACGACCCCGTGGCCGGTCCGTCGGCGGACCCCGCCGACGTCGACGCGGGCCAGGTCGCCCCCGGGCTCGGGGACTTCCTCGAGAGGGTGGCCCTGGTGGCCGACGCCGACCAGATCCCCGACGCCCCGAGCGAGAGCGACGGCGGCATGGTCACCCTGATGACGCTGCATACGGCCAAGGGGCTGGAGTTCCCCGTGGTCTTCCTCACCGGTTTGGAGGACGGCGTGTTCCCGCACTCCCGGTCGCTGGGGGACCAGCCCGAGCTGGAGGAGGAGCGGCGGCTGGCGTACGTCGGCCTCACCCGCGCCGAGCAGCGGCTCTACATCTCCCGTGCCCTGATGCGCTCGGCCTGGGGTGCGCCCATGCACAACCCGGCCTCCCGCTTCCTCTCCGAGCTGCCGGTCGACCTGGTCGACTGGCGCCGGGAGGAGTCGGCCCAGACCCGCTGGGGGCGGCCGGACGTCGCGAGCTCCTCGGGGGCCTCGAGCGGGATGGGCTCGCTCACCGCCGCCGGCCGGCGCAACTTCACCTCGGCCGCGCTGCGGGCCGATGCGGAGTCGAAGGCGAAGAAGTCCCGCCCGGTGCCCTCCCTGGAGCCCGGCGACCGGGTCTCCCACGACTCCTTCGGCCTCGGGACCGTGGTCTCGCTGGAGGGGCAGGGCGACAAGCAGGTCGCCTCGATCGACTTCGGCTCCGGCGGCGTACGCCGGCTGCTGCTGCGCTACGCGCCTGTCGAGAAGCTCTGA
- the sucC gene encoding ADP-forming succinate--CoA ligase subunit beta — translation MDLMEYQAKELFAKHGVAVTLGKTVETPEEARAAAEEIGGVSVVKAQVKAGGRGKAGGVKVVKTPEEAEEAARAILDLEIKGLPVNRVLVVPGASIEEEYYFSFLLDRANRSYLCIASVEGGVEIEEVAKTNPDAVKKITIDPGTGVDAAKAAEIVDEAGFPAELRDQAVEMVQRLWDVFVKEDATLVEVNPLARLSGDKLEALDGKVSLDDNADFRHEEHAEFEIREEADPLEAKAKDKGLNYVKLDGQVGIIGNGAGLVMSTLDVVAYAGDRHGGVKPANFLDIGGGANAQVMADGLDVILGDDQVKSVFVNVFGGITACDEVARGIKGALEILGDEASKPLVVRLDGNNVEEGRAILNELNHPLVTQVDTMDGAADKAAELANA, via the coding sequence GTGGACCTGATGGAGTACCAGGCGAAGGAGCTCTTCGCCAAGCACGGAGTGGCGGTCACGCTGGGCAAGACCGTCGAGACGCCCGAGGAGGCCCGTGCGGCCGCCGAGGAGATCGGCGGGGTGTCCGTCGTCAAGGCCCAGGTCAAGGCCGGCGGCCGCGGCAAGGCCGGCGGCGTGAAGGTCGTCAAGACGCCGGAGGAGGCCGAGGAGGCCGCCCGGGCGATCCTGGACCTGGAGATCAAGGGCCTGCCCGTCAACCGGGTGCTGGTCGTCCCGGGCGCGAGCATCGAGGAGGAGTACTACTTCTCCTTCCTGCTCGACCGGGCCAACCGCTCCTACCTCTGCATCGCCAGCGTCGAGGGCGGCGTGGAGATCGAGGAGGTCGCCAAGACCAACCCGGACGCCGTGAAGAAGATCACCATCGACCCGGGCACGGGCGTGGACGCGGCCAAGGCGGCGGAGATCGTCGACGAGGCCGGCTTCCCGGCCGAGCTGCGCGACCAGGCGGTCGAGATGGTCCAGCGGCTGTGGGACGTCTTCGTCAAGGAGGACGCCACGCTGGTGGAGGTCAATCCGCTGGCGCGCCTGAGCGGCGACAAGCTCGAGGCGCTGGACGGCAAGGTGTCGCTGGACGACAACGCCGACTTCCGCCACGAGGAGCACGCCGAGTTCGAGATCCGCGAGGAGGCCGACCCGCTGGAGGCCAAGGCCAAGGACAAGGGCCTCAACTACGTGAAGTTGGACGGTCAGGTCGGGATCATCGGCAACGGTGCGGGTCTGGTCATGTCCACCCTCGACGTGGTGGCCTACGCCGGAGACCGGCACGGCGGCGTGAAGCCGGCCAACTTCCTCGACATCGGCGGCGGGGCGAACGCGCAGGTGATGGCCGACGGCCTCGACGTCATCCTGGGCGACGACCAGGTCAAGTCCGTCTTCGTCAACGTCTTCGGCGGCATCACCGCCTGCGACGAGGTGGCCCGCGGCATCAAGGGCGCGCTGGAGATCCTCGGCGACGAGGCCAGCAAGCCCCTCGTCGTACGCCTCGACGGCAACAACGTCGAGGAGGGCCGGGCGATCCTCAACGAGCTCAACCACCCCCTGGTCACCCAGGTCGACACCATGGACGGCGCGGCCGACAAGGCCGCCGAGCTGGCGAACGCCTGA
- a CDS encoding SixA phosphatase family protein, which yields MTRNLVLLRHGKSDWDVPATDRERPLTARGRRQAREAGEWLAEHGPALDLAVVSTARRTTQTWELASAALADPPPVRPEEAAYSFSATDLLGLVRALGDERAVVLAGHDPALEDLLDALVGRPVRMRTSELAVLELPGWDTAGDGAARLVAHGRPPVA from the coding sequence GTGACCCGGAATCTGGTGCTGCTGCGGCACGGCAAGTCCGACTGGGACGTGCCGGCCACCGACCGGGAGCGGCCGCTGACGGCGCGCGGTCGGCGCCAGGCGCGCGAGGCGGGGGAGTGGCTCGCCGAGCACGGCCCCGCGCTCGACCTGGCGGTGGTCTCCACGGCGCGACGTACGACGCAGACCTGGGAGCTGGCGAGCGCCGCGCTGGCCGACCCGCCGCCGGTCCGGCCGGAGGAGGCGGCGTACTCCTTCTCCGCGACCGACCTGCTCGGCCTGGTCCGCGCCCTGGGAGACGAGCGGGCGGTCGTGCTCGCCGGTCACGACCCCGCCCTGGAGGACCTGCTCGACGCCCTGGTCGGCCGGCCCGTGCGCATGCGCACCTCCGAGCTCGCGGTGCTCGAGCTGCCGGGCTGGGACACGGCCGGGGACGGTGCCGCCCGGCTGGTCGCCCACGGCCGGCCTCCCGTAGCCTGA
- a CDS encoding M23 family metallopeptidase, which produces MPDQTSTPTCPEGSERAKPVGGKRKAVRHRGPRRALFPGLPSVQIVAGVAALAAAAVGAVSLPGEVPLANSATASSSDSGRLQPAGALSGTSAVGSSSLLAEREKAVSRDSAGDALEDASAKKIIKAAEAQAKQRNAALAQFAKQAEQQAQEIAANKWVLPLTNYRLTATFGQSGSLWSRDHTGLDFAAPSGTPLRAVTNATVTEAGYAGAYGNRTILTLEDGTELWYCHQTSISVSPGDTVSAGEVIGTVGATGNVTGPHLHLEVRPGAGDPVDPYNALSVNGVRP; this is translated from the coding sequence ATGCCTGACCAGACGAGCACGCCCACCTGCCCCGAGGGCAGTGAGCGGGCGAAGCCAGTCGGCGGCAAGCGCAAGGCGGTCCGCCACCGCGGGCCCCGTCGGGCGCTCTTCCCGGGTCTGCCATCCGTCCAGATCGTCGCCGGAGTCGCCGCCCTGGCGGCCGCGGCCGTCGGTGCCGTCAGCCTGCCCGGAGAGGTGCCGCTGGCCAACAGCGCCACCGCCTCCAGCAGCGACTCCGGGCGGCTGCAGCCCGCCGGGGCGCTCAGCGGCACCAGCGCCGTCGGCTCCAGCAGCCTGCTGGCCGAGCGGGAGAAGGCCGTCTCCCGCGACTCCGCCGGCGACGCGCTCGAGGACGCCTCGGCGAAGAAGATCATCAAGGCCGCCGAGGCCCAGGCCAAGCAGCGCAACGCCGCGCTGGCCCAGTTCGCCAAGCAGGCCGAGCAGCAGGCGCAGGAGATCGCCGCGAACAAGTGGGTGCTCCCGCTGACGAACTACCGGCTCACCGCGACCTTCGGGCAGTCCGGCAGCCTGTGGTCGCGCGACCACACCGGGCTCGACTTCGCCGCCCCCTCCGGCACGCCGCTGCGGGCTGTGACGAACGCCACGGTCACCGAGGCGGGCTACGCCGGCGCCTACGGCAACCGGACCATCCTGACCCTCGAGGACGGCACGGAGCTGTGGTACTGCCACCAGACCTCCATCTCGGTCTCCCCCGGCGACACCGTGAGCGCGGGTGAAGTGATCGGGACGGTCGGCGCCACCGGCAACGTGACCGGTCCGCACCTGCACCTCGAGGTCCGGCCCGGCGCGGGCGACCCGGTCGACCCCTACAACGCGCTCAGCGTCAACGGCGTCCGTCCCTGA
- a CDS encoding cell division protein PerM, with protein sequence MTSLLTPTEAPPESGRRPRHLALSAASGAVAAVGVPLALCAALAVIGWFMADAGSHGDPSDALRVGALGWLVAHGSGINIQDAWVTAQPLVVTIGCAMAVWHFARRTGEAVSGHGPDADRIADGERDWTVPGATAAFAATYTLLVVVVGLIASTPATDPSLLRAAVFSLLLCLVVGGTGVAVGSGRAALWLTHLPRAVHDSLNGAWSILRWFAIAATVCLVAALLVDLTSAANIVSQLDTDVTDTIVVVLLSALLLPNAIVCSGTYLLGHGFAVGTGTLVTPTAVVLGPLPLFPLLAALPGDGPTPPWTPALLAVPPVVAAWATWRVLRQRPVHGWSEAALRGLAAGVLAAVAVAVAAGLANGAVGPGRMQMVGPGMLDTLARALPTLGLAGLVGSMVATWQHRRQGPAESD encoded by the coding sequence ATGACTTCACTGCTCACCCCCACCGAGGCCCCTCCCGAGTCCGGTCGCCGCCCGCGGCACCTCGCCCTGAGCGCGGCCAGCGGCGCCGTCGCCGCGGTGGGCGTGCCGCTGGCGCTGTGCGCCGCGCTGGCGGTGATCGGCTGGTTCATGGCCGACGCGGGCAGCCACGGCGACCCGAGCGACGCGCTGCGGGTGGGCGCCCTGGGTTGGCTGGTCGCCCACGGCTCCGGGATCAACATCCAGGACGCCTGGGTGACCGCGCAGCCGCTCGTCGTGACCATCGGCTGTGCGATGGCCGTGTGGCACTTCGCGCGGCGCACCGGCGAGGCCGTCTCTGGCCACGGGCCCGACGCGGACCGGATCGCCGACGGCGAGCGGGACTGGACGGTGCCGGGCGCCACGGCGGCCTTCGCGGCGACGTACACCCTGCTCGTCGTGGTGGTGGGCCTGATCGCCTCGACGCCCGCCACGGACCCCTCGCTGCTGCGTGCCGCCGTCTTCTCCCTGCTGCTGTGCCTGGTGGTGGGCGGCACGGGCGTCGCCGTGGGCTCTGGCCGCGCCGCGCTGTGGCTCACCCACCTCCCGCGAGCGGTGCACGACTCGCTGAACGGAGCCTGGTCGATCCTGCGCTGGTTCGCGATCGCGGCCACGGTGTGCCTCGTCGCCGCCCTCCTGGTCGACCTGACCTCGGCCGCCAACATCGTCTCCCAGCTCGACACCGACGTCACCGACACCATCGTGGTGGTGCTCCTCTCCGCCCTGCTGCTGCCCAACGCCATCGTCTGCTCGGGGACCTACCTGCTGGGTCACGGGTTCGCGGTCGGCACCGGCACCCTGGTCACCCCGACCGCCGTGGTGCTCGGGCCGCTGCCGCTCTTCCCGCTCCTGGCCGCCCTGCCGGGGGACGGGCCGACGCCGCCGTGGACGCCCGCGCTGCTGGCCGTCCCCCCGGTGGTGGCGGCCTGGGCCACCTGGCGGGTGCTGCGCCAGCGCCCGGTCCACGGGTGGAGCGAGGCGGCCCTGCGCGGCCTGGCCGCCGGGGTGCTCGCGGCCGTCGCGGTCGCGGTGGCCGCCGGGCTCGCCAACGGTGCGGTCGGGCCCGGCCGGATGCAGATGGTCGGCCCGGGGATGCTCGACACCCTGGCGCGCGCCCTGCCGACCCTCGGCCTGGCGGGGCTGGTCGGCTCGATGGTCGCCACCTGGCAGCACCGCCGCCAGGGTCCCGCCGAGTCGGACTGA
- a CDS encoding universal stress protein codes for MRVIVTTDGSRQSLTAARRFKRFADPEKISEIIVLAVIRPFSAVAFADEISGREPKNVSQELSFRDAAESSVNRIAEEFKGWGPKVVKRIRSGSPANEIIKAATQSEAGLIVIAAGGRGLSDTVLMGSTAQRVQHYAPCPVLVVRPQKRPRKKG; via the coding sequence ATGCGCGTCATCGTCACCACGGACGGATCCCGCCAGTCGTTGACGGCGGCCCGGAGGTTCAAGAGATTCGCCGACCCGGAGAAGATCAGCGAGATCATCGTGCTCGCGGTGATCCGGCCGTTCTCCGCCGTCGCGTTCGCCGACGAGATCTCCGGACGGGAGCCGAAGAACGTGTCGCAGGAGCTGTCCTTCCGCGATGCCGCGGAGTCCTCGGTGAACCGGATCGCCGAGGAGTTCAAGGGATGGGGGCCCAAGGTGGTCAAGCGGATCCGGAGCGGGTCGCCGGCCAACGAGATCATCAAGGCCGCGACCCAGAGCGAGGCGGGGCTGATCGTGATCGCCGCCGGTGGCCGAGGGCTCAGCGACACCGTGCTGATGGGCTCCACGGCCCAACGGGTGCAGCACTACGCCCCGTGCCCGGTGCTGGTCGTGCGGCCGCAGAAGCGCCCGAGGAAGAAGGGCTGA
- a CDS encoding APC family permease — MAEVASNPADTDDGGLKRSITGKLLFFYVLGDVLGSGIYVLIGSVAGEVGGAFWAAFAVGVTVAGFTGLAYAELATKYPRAAGASLYVHQAFGNKALTFLTTVTYLSATFAAAGSLAGGFAAYVAELIPLPALLVMIGFILLLALLNFIGITESVVANMLMTFVEVTGLVIVMVIGVVYVGAGKADFSVLTDFSSQDNVIFAIIAGVALSFFAMTGFENAVNVAEETVDPHRTIPMALIGGMATAGVIYVLVSISAALTVPIDTLADSNAALLEVVKAGILPISVAFMTTLFAIIAMIAITNTTLVQVVTQSRILYGMAREDVVPAPFAKIHRSRRSPYVALIFSAAVVIGLIVASDVLNRIGIEVNIVERLASVTVALLLIVYAGVIISCLKTRGRDESDQTFRAPTPLLVIGLVGNLVLLGYVIYTDRTSLIWCGALIGLGGILYVLEQLFGRRDRPAGAERGDPALDDDPSDRGA; from the coding sequence ATGGCAGAGGTCGCCAGCAATCCCGCCGACACCGACGACGGTGGGCTCAAGCGGTCGATCACCGGGAAGCTGCTGTTCTTCTACGTGCTCGGCGATGTGCTCGGATCCGGCATCTACGTGCTGATCGGCTCCGTGGCCGGTGAGGTGGGTGGCGCCTTCTGGGCCGCCTTCGCCGTCGGCGTCACGGTCGCCGGCTTCACCGGCTTGGCGTACGCCGAGCTGGCGACGAAGTACCCCCGCGCCGCGGGTGCGTCGCTGTATGTCCACCAGGCGTTCGGCAACAAGGCGCTGACGTTCCTCACCACGGTGACCTACCTGTCCGCGACGTTCGCGGCCGCGGGCTCGTTGGCCGGCGGCTTTGCGGCGTACGTCGCCGAGCTGATCCCGCTGCCCGCCCTGCTGGTGATGATCGGGTTCATCCTGCTGTTGGCGCTCCTCAACTTCATCGGCATCACCGAGTCGGTGGTCGCGAACATGCTGATGACCTTCGTCGAGGTCACGGGGCTGGTGATCGTCATGGTGATCGGGGTGGTGTACGTCGGTGCCGGCAAGGCCGACTTCTCCGTGCTCACCGACTTCAGCAGCCAGGACAACGTGATCTTCGCGATCATCGCCGGCGTGGCCCTCTCCTTCTTCGCGATGACCGGCTTCGAGAACGCGGTCAACGTCGCCGAGGAGACCGTCGACCCGCATCGCACCATCCCGATGGCGCTGATCGGCGGCATGGCGACCGCCGGCGTGATCTACGTCCTGGTCTCCATCTCGGCAGCCCTGACCGTGCCGATCGACACCCTGGCCGACTCGAACGCGGCGCTGCTGGAGGTGGTGAAGGCGGGGATCCTGCCCATCTCGGTCGCCTTCATGACCACCCTGTTCGCGATCATCGCGATGATCGCGATCACCAACACCACGCTGGTGCAGGTGGTGACCCAGTCCCGGATCCTCTACGGCATGGCGCGGGAGGACGTCGTACCCGCCCCGTTCGCGAAGATCCACCGCAGCCGTCGCAGCCCCTATGTCGCGCTCATCTTCTCCGCGGCCGTGGTGATCGGGTTGATCGTGGCCAGCGATGTGCTGAACCGGATCGGCATCGAGGTCAACATCGTCGAGCGGCTCGCGTCGGTGACCGTGGCGCTGCTGCTGATCGTCTATGCCGGGGTGATCATCTCCTGCCTCAAGACCCGCGGCCGCGACGAGTCCGACCAGACCTTCCGCGCACCCACCCCGTTGCTGGTGATCGGGCTGGTCGGCAATCTGGTGCTGCTGGGCTACGTGATCTACACCGACCGGACCTCGCTGATCTGGTGCGGCGCGCTGATCGGGCTGGGCGGGATCCTGTACGTCCTCGAGCAGCTCTTCGGCCGGCGCGACCGTCCGGCCGGTGCCGAGCGCGGAGACCCCGCGCTCGACGACGACCCATCGGATCGAGGAGCCTGA
- a CDS encoding SigE family RNA polymerase sigma factor, translated as MDEAEFDDFYAASFSRLVGQIYAMIGNRDEAHECVQEAFVKAWAHRRKLTHVDHPEAWVRTTAHRLAVSRWRRTALARRAPDRAVSQPVTADPPSETHVALVNALRHLPAAQRQALVLHHIADLPVEDVAREVGAPTGTIKARLSRGRAALATLLSDSPEARHA; from the coding sequence ATGGATGAGGCCGAGTTCGACGACTTCTATGCGGCGTCCTTCAGCCGCCTCGTGGGCCAGATCTACGCCATGATCGGCAACCGCGACGAGGCGCACGAGTGCGTGCAGGAGGCCTTCGTCAAGGCCTGGGCGCACCGACGGAAGCTGACCCACGTCGACCACCCCGAGGCGTGGGTGCGGACGACGGCCCACCGGTTGGCCGTGAGCCGCTGGCGGCGTACGGCGCTGGCCCGGCGCGCGCCGGACCGCGCGGTCTCCCAGCCCGTCACCGCCGACCCGCCGAGCGAGACGCACGTCGCGCTGGTCAACGCCCTCCGACACCTGCCGGCCGCCCAGCGGCAGGCACTCGTCCTGCATCACATCGCCGACCTGCCGGTCGAGGACGTCGCCCGCGAGGTGGGCGCCCCGACCGGCACGATCAAGGCCCGTCTCTCCCGTGGCCGCGCCGCGCTCGCCACCCTCCTCTCCGACAGCCCGGAGGCCCGTCATGCCTGA
- the sucD gene encoding succinate--CoA ligase subunit alpha has protein sequence MSIYLNKDSKIIVQGMTGGMGSKHTTLMLEAGSNIVGGVNARKAGTTVELGGQELPVFGTVGEAMKETGADVSVVFVPPAFTKDACIEAIDAGIGLLVVITEGVPVQDTAEVYAYLASDKNHAGTRMIGPNCPGIITPEESLAGITPHTIAGKGPIGLVSKSGTLTYQMMYELRDFGFTTAIGIGGDPVIGTTHIDALEAFEKDPDTQAIVMIGEIGGDAEERAADYIKEHVTKPVVGYVAGFTAPEGKTMGHAGAIVSGSSGTAEAKKEALEAAGVKVGKTPSETAQLMREILEKL, from the coding sequence GTGTCTATCTACCTCAACAAGGACTCCAAGATCATCGTCCAGGGCATGACCGGTGGCATGGGCTCCAAGCACACCACCCTGATGCTCGAGGCGGGCTCGAACATCGTCGGCGGCGTCAACGCGCGCAAGGCCGGTACGACGGTCGAGCTGGGCGGTCAGGAGCTGCCGGTGTTCGGCACCGTCGGCGAGGCGATGAAGGAGACCGGCGCCGACGTGTCGGTCGTCTTCGTGCCCCCCGCCTTCACCAAGGACGCCTGCATCGAGGCGATCGACGCCGGCATCGGGCTGCTGGTGGTCATCACCGAGGGCGTGCCGGTGCAGGACACTGCGGAGGTCTACGCCTACCTGGCCAGCGACAAGAACCACGCCGGTACCCGGATGATCGGGCCGAACTGCCCGGGCATCATCACCCCGGAGGAGTCGCTGGCCGGCATCACGCCGCACACGATCGCCGGCAAGGGCCCCATCGGGCTGGTGTCGAAGTCGGGCACGCTGACCTACCAGATGATGTACGAGCTGCGGGACTTCGGCTTCACCACCGCGATCGGCATCGGCGGCGACCCGGTCATCGGAACCACGCACATCGACGCGCTCGAGGCGTTCGAGAAGGACCCGGACACCCAGGCGATCGTGATGATCGGTGAGATCGGCGGTGACGCCGAGGAGCGGGCCGCGGACTACATCAAGGAGCACGTGACCAAGCCGGTCGTCGGCTACGTCGCCGGCTTCACCGCCCCCGAGGGCAAGACGATGGGCCACGCCGGCGCCATCGTGTCGGGCTCCTCGGGCACCGCGGAGGCGAAGAAGGAGGCCCTCGAGGCCGCCGGGGTCAAGGTCGGCAAGACCCCCTCGGAGACCGCGCAGCTGATGCGGGAGATCCTCGAGAAGCTCTGA
- the purN gene encoding phosphoribosylglycinamide formyltransferase codes for MPTYRFSAPARLVVLGSGSGTNLQALLDAASEEEYAARVVAVGADRPGIEGLARAERAGIDTFVERVRDHPDRSAWDAALAEQVARHEPDLVISAGFMKLFGPRFLDRFAGRTLNTHPALSPSFPGMQGPQDALDYGVKVTGATLFVVDGGVDTGPIVAQVPVAVEPDDDAAALHERIKTAERAMLVDTVGRMAREGFSVEGRSVRIGS; via the coding sequence GTGCCGACGTACCGCTTCTCCGCGCCCGCCCGCCTGGTCGTCCTCGGCTCGGGCAGCGGGACCAACCTGCAGGCCCTGCTCGACGCCGCGAGCGAGGAGGAGTACGCCGCCCGCGTGGTCGCGGTCGGCGCCGACCGGCCGGGAATCGAGGGCCTGGCGCGCGCGGAGCGGGCCGGCATCGACACCTTCGTCGAGCGGGTGCGTGACCACCCCGACCGCAGCGCCTGGGACGCCGCGCTCGCCGAGCAGGTGGCCCGGCACGAGCCGGACCTGGTGATCTCGGCGGGGTTCATGAAGCTGTTCGGCCCGCGGTTCCTCGACCGGTTCGCCGGCCGCACCCTCAACACGCACCCGGCGCTGTCGCCGTCCTTCCCCGGGATGCAGGGGCCGCAGGACGCGCTGGACTACGGCGTCAAGGTCACCGGGGCCACGCTGTTCGTCGTCGACGGGGGCGTGGACACCGGGCCGATCGTGGCGCAGGTGCCGGTGGCCGTCGAGCCCGACGACGACGCCGCCGCGCTGCACGAGCGGATCAAGACCGCGGAGCGGGCGATGCTGGTGGACACGGTGGGGCGGATGGCCCGGGAGGGCTTCTCCGTCGAGGGCCGCAGCGTCCGGATCGGCTCGTGA